The Chrysemys picta bellii isolate R12L10 chromosome 3, ASM1138683v2, whole genome shotgun sequence DNA window CCACTGGCCACAGCCCCCACTCACCTCAATATCCTGGCCCCCCAACTCCACCACTCCCCATCTCACAACATCCCCACTTTCTGGGACCTTTCTGGCCACTCACTGGGAACCTCCAGCACAACACTCCACTCCTGTTCCTAGCTAGGGTGGCTCCTCTCACTCCTGACCATCCTGTCCTGGATTTCAGGTGCCGGAGCACTGCTATTGACTGCTCCAGCAGCACTATACCCCTGCACTGGTCCAACCACTGCAGTAAGCGCTTTCCCACTGCCCAGATTCCCAGACAGCAGCGAATTGGGTTCTTCtgaccctgccagccccagagcaatAGGCCCTACCGCACACCAAGGTCCCTTTCACCAACGCATTTCTAAGTCACTCTCAAAACAGAAGCACCCCCTGTAACCAACAGCAGCTCAAAGCCTGGTGCAAACCCTGTCTTGAAACTGAAATGTTCCCTTACAATGATGGTGTCTGATGTCTTCATCCCATGCAACAGGATGGCCACCAATGTGAAGACCAGCATGAGGGGGCCGTAGAGCTCACCTGCAATCTTCtacaaggggagacagaaaaAGGAGGGGTTTGGTTAGTGCTGCAGGAAGCCAGACCACCTCCAAGCTATATGGGAAGTGCCCTAGACCTAGCTCATACTCTGGTcacttatttcagagtagcagccatgttagtctgtatccgcaaaaagaacaggggtacttgtggcaccttagagactaacaaatttattagagtataagctttcgtggactacagcccacttcttcggatgcatacagagtggaataaatattggggagatatatatacacacatacagagagcatatatatatctcctcaatatttattccactctgtatgcatccgaagaagtgggctgtagtccacgaaagcttatgctctaataaatttgttagtctctaaggtgccacaagtactcctgttcttttttctggtcACTTACTGACCTGAGCAATTACAGCAAAGGATGGTGATAGGAACCAAAGAGAACCAATCACATGAGTAAGGGTTAAGGAGGAAGCTGAACTGAGATACTGACTGAGGAGTCAGATCAGGAGCTAGGGTCATGCTTTTCCCCCTGCATGGGGGTCGGGGGATGTGGTTTAATGGAAATTAACCAGGAAATTTTGTTGAGGCACCATACAAGAACTTCTACCACACAACTCATACACAAACAATCACCCTTGCACATGCATGGAAAAGTGCTTTAACTAATTCATCCATATAGCCCTTTTTTAGGGGCGGGGGTGGAAAGGGAGGCAAAACACAAGGCCACAAAAGGAGTCTGTCAGAGCCCAGCGTTCCCTGCTCTCAGGCCATAGTCAGCTCCAATACAATTAGTGACAGAGTTAGCAAGAGCTGTCTGTAGCACTGTGTCAGCAGCACTTTGCTGACAGGCTTATTGCTTAGCAAACTGACAGCTTGGGAGAGCATCGGAGTTGGGGATGGAGGCGAGTAGGTGTTGTGTGACTGAGCCAGCTCCGAGAGAGGCATCAAGGGCAGCACTGCCTTAAGAGGGCCGGCCTTATGGTCTCCTTGCTGCCAGTCACAACTGCTGAAACCCCCTCAGGCAAAGGTGTGCAGACTACTAATGGGCATTTCTAACACACTCATCTCCTGAACATCTGATTAAGCGCTCCAATGCCTCAGAAGCCCATTCACTCAGGATACAGAGCCTTGTGCATCACAGGGGAACTCACCTGGGGAAAATTAATCATCTTCATGGGGATCATGGACTCCAGCAATCTGCACCGCACAAAAGCACAGGAAGATGTCAAGAGCGAGGAAGACAATGAAAAAGTTAACAAGAAACCTGGGAAGTGAGAGATGCTGTATTACATTCCCTGATCTCCTGAGCCAGCGTAACCCCATGTCCTGGGGTCAGATTGGAACCAGTGCTCTAGTGATGTAAGGCTCCATCTCCCTTTCCCTCTGACCCCCAACAGAGCCAGCCAATCCCACTAGCAACTGGAGACCAGACTGGAACCAGTGCCCTTGAGGGGAGAGGATCTGTATTGCAATCCTAGCCCCCTGTGCACAAGCAGATTTCTGAAAAAACTCCTGCCTAGTGTCCTGAGGGCAGGATGGCACCATGGGAAAGTGGGGACCGGAGAGAGACTATCATAGGAGGAGACAGCCAAAGCTTTGCCCCTGTGAAAACAACCGTTGTGTAGGACAGATGGCGGTTTAGTGGGGCTCTGCGCTTTCCCCACACAGGATGTGAGATTAGCAACAATGAAAGGCTAAAGGAGCTGCTGGGCTCAGCTCCACAGACCCTGTGTCTTACACTCAGAATGGCACCAATAGGCTACAAATGAAACAACATCCAGCTCACTTAGGGGATGTATTGATGTAACTCTTTAGGGATAAAGAGAGGTAAGTAATTAGAGTATCCCGGAGCCCTTTCCCCCAAAAGCTATCTCCATAGAAAGCCCATAAGCAGAAGTGGACTAATTAGGAGCTATCCAGGCCTTCATTATACAAGAGATAGGGTGGAAGATGCTCCTCACTTTATGGCATGGCTCTTCTGCCCTGTTCAAGTGGCACCTCTACTATGTGTCCCTGCTCCATTATCACGGGGCAGCCCTTCTAAAGCACCTGGTGTATGGGCCACAGCAGTGCATGCAGCTGCTCAAAAGCAGGCAAGAGGCCTGCATGACCTGAGTCATTTGCCCCTCTGCCCAGTTTGCTCACCTGTTCCGAACTTGGATGGGCTCCACATCAAAGTAGGGTCTGAGAATATCAATGTTGGCATAGAGACTGAAGGCCTTCGAGGCTTGTCTCTTACCTGCCTGCCACATCTGGGGAGAGAAATGGGCAACTGTAGTAGACTGAACACTCCTTCTgcaatgctgctctgagcagattCCCCTGGAACCAAAGCACCAGGTGGCTAAATAACCCGAAGGAAACAGAAACATCTTCAGAGAGATCAGCATCCCACCCAAAGCCTGGGAGGAAGTAGGATAAAGGACATCAAAGCCAGAATGGGACTCAGGTTGGAGCACTTGGAAAACCCTCCAGGAGAtggggaacagaatccaggagagCACAGGGTCAGTTGGGAAACGGCTACCTGGACCTGAGATGGGATCTGGAGCCCATCATAGCCAGCGCCGCATCCCTTGCGGCTTCCTGCTCACCTGGTCAGCTACTTGtcggcccagctggcccttaaaACCTTTCATGCCCAGAAACTCTCCATCCTCCTCGTCTGCCGCAGCAGCTTCAGCATCCACGTCCTCCTCCTTCATGCGCTGGTGCATCTCGCCCATGTCCTCGAAGCTGGAGCCAGACGTGTCGTCCATGTTCTCCATGTCGATCACGGCGGAGCCTCCTCCCTGCGCCCAGGGCAGACGGACAGTGAGTCGGGCTCAGAGCCGAGGCTCGGGGCCGAGGAGACCCCGTCCCAGCGCTACGGTCCCGTGCTGGTGCCTTCGCCCGAGGAGCAGCGCAGGCGCTGGGCAAGGGGGACCCCGCAGGGGCCCGGCCCCGAGGGGTGACAGCTGCGGGGCTGCCCAGGCCGGCCGGTCCCCCAGGCCGcctccccccgccagccctgggctccccaggcCGGCCCCGCGGCCCGTACCTGCATATTGTCCTCGAAGCCGCCCCACTCCGCGCCGGGCCCGTTCCTAGCGCCGCCGCCTGCCCCCGCCGCCGCGCCCCCGGGCCCCGACATCATCCCCCTtggctggggggacaggggccCCCGGCCGCTCCGCGCCTCGCTGTAGGGGCTCGGGGAAGCCTAGTCTGGACCCGGACGTGACGGACCCGGACGTCAGCCGCTCCAGCAACTCTGGCCGAGGACGTGGACGCTCCTTTGCTCTCGCGACATTTCGTAATAGCGGCCTGGCCACGACGCCATCTTGGTTGAGGCAGAAAAAGCGAGCGTGAAGGGGCGCCTGGGAGAAGGGTGCGGGCTGTGCCCTGCCATCCAGACAGCGCGCACCCAGCCCAGCTGCTAACACCTACAAGCACGCGGTAGTAGCAGTGTCTGTTCCCTATGATAGAGCCACACCCAATATGGTGAAGACCAAGTCGGCGCACTACGTCAGCGCCGTCAAAGGGGAAGAAAAGCCTGAGCCCGTATCACGTGACTGAGAGGCGGGGACGTGCAGTGAAAAGCGTTCCTGTTACTGTGTCACGTGCCAGGCGTGCGAACGAAACATGGCGGCGCGCGGCAGCGTGGAGGAGATGCGGAGCCGCGTGATACTTGGGGAGTTCGGGGTCCGCAACGTGAGTGAGTTGGGTCGGGGGGAGCCTCGCTCCCGGGCAGTGGGCGGGGTCTAACGGGCCACGCTCTGGGTGAGCGGCGTTGGGGGGGCACGAGAGGTCCCGGGTCCGGTAGCGGTATCGGCCCCTGGGACCCGGCCCCGCCCAGCACCTGCTCTCTGCTTCGCTCCAGGTTCACACCACGGACTTTCCCGGCAACTACCCCGGGTACGACGACGCTTGGGACCAGGCCAAGTTCGAGAAGGTGAGAAGCCGCTGGGGGCCCTGAGCgggagaggggggagctgagCGGGGTGAATTGGGGTCTCCCGTGGCTGGTCTCTGCCGCCCATGGCAGGTGACCCCGGGCCTGGCTATGCAGTGCCTGGCTAAGGGACAGGCCCTAGGCTGCCTGGTCACCTGGCAGCAGCTGGCGAGGCTGacaccccgccgccccccccgggaacccccaGTGACTCTGCCCCCTTGCGTCTGCCCTGTAGAATTTCCGGGTGGACGTGATCCACATGGATGAGAACACGCTGGAGTTCGACATGGTGGGGATCG harbors:
- the YIPF3 gene encoding protein YIPF3; its protein translation is MMSGPGGAAAGAGGGARNGPGAEWGGFEDNMQGGGSAVIDMENMDDTSGSSFEDMGEMHQRMKEEDVDAEAAAADEEDGEFLGMKGFKGQLGRQVADQMWQAGKRQASKAFSLYANIDILRPYFDVEPIQVRNRLLESMIPMKMINFPQKIAGELYGPLMLVFTLVAILLHGMKTSDTIIREGTLMGTAIGTCFGYWLGVSSFIYFLAYLCNAQITMVQMLSLLGYGLFGHCITLFVTYNIHFHSLFYIFWLVIGGLSTLRMVAVLVSRTVGHTQRLILCGTLAALHMLFLLYLHFAYHKVVEGILDTLEGPNIPPFQRVARDIPIVASAVLNITAKTIALTL